The Phaseolus vulgaris cultivar G19833 chromosome 5, P. vulgaris v2.0, whole genome shotgun sequence genomic interval tgaagtattattaaagttaacttttaaaataataacatatgCATAACtactataatttaaatttaaaaaattataaaactttaaaaaccaATCTTACTTTCGTAAAGCAAAAGCAAtcatatataatgaaaaaagagaataaaagaaaattgttatttGAGAAAGTAAAAACATTCtctatcttttttcttttttttttgaacAAGTAGTATCACTTTCTCGAACATgaaaactaatatttttcttaaagatTTGATGCTTAATACATCTTTTCAATTTGAATTTTCTACATTTTCATTAGttagaaattaaattccaaCTATTGTAATTAAGTGATATAAATCCTTTATGCGTGATAAAAATGTTCAATATAGAAATACTCAAACTTTAAGCATTcaagtaaattattttttccctAAAATTTCGATTATTAAATAACTAAAAAGGACTTCATTTGTAAATTAATATACTAGCATTAATATATGTATCcatctataatttttattatatcattttaataagtttaagttatatatttatatttatattaattttaaatatatctttaagtaaaatattttatattttaaaatttagaagaaCACATCACATACTAGTATCATAATACATTTTACCAATACTTATCTCTCTCTTttcattacaaaaaaattattaaataataactaacttatagataaaaaaataattaatcattatattaattaatttagatattattatataaagtaagaaattattagtatctaaaatagtttctattattaatataaatttataaagtagtttctaaattgttatctaacattagctactaaagttttagctactaattactttagatttcaaattagtctttaatagttaatttagaattaatgattatttttaaatctaaaataattaatagctaaaatcttgatagaTAATGTTAAAtgtcaatttagaaactattttataaatttttattaataatagaaattactttatatattaataatttttaatttataaaatagtatttaacttagtctttaattaattatttttatctctaatattagttattatttaattatttcctTGTAGTGTTTATAATCGCATAatagaaaaaaggaaaaatataagttacgtaaccaaattaattttattatatattatagataactaatactataatttttatcatattatcCATTATATTTAGTATCTAGttgataactattttttttgtcttaaaataactacaaatttagtttttatttttaaaattaattaatattttcaacttttaattAAATACGTTTTTCATTTGATAATGATGATGTTATGGGATAAAATGGTCAATTGATAATGTTATGGGAGAAAAAAGAGTAAGCTGATAAAATAGCGAACAAGAACAATGAGCGAATGCCAAAACAAAGAAATGAAATCGTTAATTAGCTGACATATACGTCGAGAATAGAAAAAACATTGTCAATCAAAAAAGTGACCGTAAAAAGTTGGTTAGTCAAACCTATACATTTTGTGTGGTGAAACAATTTTAAGGAGTAGTGGTGGTAGCAAAAAGGTGTGGAATCATTTGAAATTATCTCTCTCTCCTTAGCCCTTGagaattttttgttttagtatCTATATTAGAGTTAGTGgatgtttttctttctcttgtAAGAAACTTTTGTTACTATATAGATACTATTTCCTTTCATCCTCTCTTTTCTACCCTTGTGTGTGAGTATAACATTGGTGTTTTCATCATACCAATGGCGGAAAATATAAGATTAAAAGAACTCATAAATTATCTTAACAAGATTTTAGAACTCAGAGAACTACAATGCTAACTATGAGTCTTGTTTTAAGTAGTTGGAATCTACTATGAGGGAAATCTCGAATTCACGCACTACTGGTGTCTACAATTCGATTCAGATACGATTAGCTCACACCGACCACCATTCCAAGTTCACAACGTTAAATTGGATTTTCTTAGGTTTGATGGGTCAATATGTTTTAATGGGTATTCCAAGCATAACAATTCTTTGACCATTATGCAACACCAAATTTACAACGCTTGGCCATAGTTGCCATTCACCTTGAGAAAGatgttgtttcgtggtttcagtTGATGCAGAAGAACAACCTGTTTCCATCCTAGCAAAGTTTAACTCGTGCCTTAGAGGTGTAATTTGGTCCCTCCTCATTTGAGTTCTCACGTTCTACACTATTTAAGTTTACCCAAAGGAATCATTGGAGTCAGTACAGATGTCTTGCCTGAAAATTTCACCAGTGGGTCAAAGCTGGATATTCATAGAGACGTACTATCCCAAAGTCCTCAGTCCTTATTAAAAGCAATATCCCTAGCTAGATTGTTTGAATGCAAGCATACCACTGCCTCCATTTTACCCTTCATAAAAACCTATCACTTGCCACCAAAAACTTATTACCCTACGTAACCTCTTCTTTTTACCCAGCCAACAACCAATTCCACCTCCTGCTAGACCATCCAATATCCGGAGAATCTCTCCAGCAGAAATGCACTTATGCTGAGAAAAGGGCTTGTGCTATACTTGTGATGACAAGTTTACACATGCACACAAATGTCCCAACAAACAATACTTACTCCTCTATGAAATTCATATAATGCATATGATTAGAAGGATACACATGGATAGGTATATGAAATTCCAAGAGTCCATCAATGGTGTAACTATAGAAATATGATTAGATAGTGGTAACATTGACATTTTTTGCAGCCTCAAATTACTCAACATTTGAAGTTGCTAGTGGAACCTATTCTTAGTCTTCAGGTCTTGGTTGGCAATGGTAATGCGCTGAGGGTGGAAGGATTAGTGAAAACAATCACAATTTCGATACAAGGCCATAAACTAACATTATCAATCTACCTATTGCTTGTCGGAGGTGTTGGACAAGTTATTGAGGGCTTCATCGCTAGCAACCTTGGGTCCACATATTTTCGACTAAGTACTCTCCAACTGAAGTTTTATTCAAGAAGAGCTTTTATCACATTGCATGGGGAAAAAACCACATTACCTACACCAACACAATATGATCACATCAGAAGATTCTTACACATTCCAAGCGAGAAAGACAAGTCTAGCATTGCCTTACCCCAAGATTATTACAATTGCTCCCGATGCCTGCCAAGATATTGGAAGATGTGCTATCAAATTCATTTTGTGACTTCCTCCTTCGTAAGGATTTACAGTTGATAATTCTTTTATGACAAGTGTAcaagtcagaagtaataatttatccCTAAGGATAAATATCAAACTCACAAggaacaattatttaaaatcctaaaagtagcattcactaagtataagaatatatagaataatttgatttgatttgatattgaCAATAGTTtgcataaaatataaataaaagaaaagtaaataagtaaaagatttcaattaagaaaattggGAATGAGGTTAATTCTTCTCACTCGTTTGTAGTTtaaaacatataacattccTTCTTGATTCACATTGATggacatataaaaatcattcgtATTGATTTCttgcatacaaaattattaagagagtttcctaaatattgattcctcacatatttataaaaacacttTATCATTAtgaacaaatgttataaagcaattaacatttcaaatcaatttttagcattcaaatatgttaagcattatcatttaggtcgaATACTTACAAGTACTTTCCAATCAAATCTAAGGATTAAAATCATGAATAGtttcaagctttgagaataaaatgataatatcaatcatcaatcaagaactgaatattatagataaatatcacttcaatacataagagtttgaacaaattactctcaatctcAAAGGCAATAATTAGCCACTCATGGTGGCTGTGACAAGCATGGacaacaagaaaagaagatccagagTGTTTCTCCTTGACAACTGTCTCCTTTAGGGTTTCCTTCCTTTAGTTCCTTCAATGATGTCTAGGGTTATGTCTCAcgccttctatttaacctaattgagCTTAGGCTAAGTGACCTCTCGCTTAAGTGAGATATTACTTGCTTAAGCGAGTTTTACAAGAAAAAAACCCAACTTTACTGAAGTGAACTTGCTTAAGCGAGCTTTAGGGGAGTTCCTCTTGAGTGATCTTGCTTGGGCGAGTTTTCAATgtttcaaatttgttttttcatCTTGTCTTTAACTTGTTCATTCTCTTTTAGCCTTTTTATCTCCATTTTCCCCTAGATtcatgaaattaacacaaatttgggaataaatcattcatattcatcttataatccaaaaataagtaaaaaaggttcaaatttctaaattagaggttgaattataactaATTTATCAATTAAAGTCCATAAGTGCTTATacttttgtatgaaatattactgaattatgacacttatcaacaCTCATTATGGTTGTCATCGACTCGACAAATTGTCAAATATGTTCGCTTTGTCACTCTGAAAACTTATCATACAAGCAAACAAGTTCCAAAGGTTTTCCTCAAGGTTATCATCAAGTTCCATGGTTTTTCAAAATCCATAGTTTCAAATCGTGATCGAGCTTTCACTACTAGATTTTGAAACACCTGTTTAAACTAAGTAGTGCTACATTAGTGATGAGTTCAACTTACCATCTTCACAGTGATGGTCAATATGAGGATCTCAATAAATGCCTTGAGACGTATTTACAATGTTTTGTTagtgaaaatatgaaaaaatggCTTAAATTCTTAACTGAGTAGAAGTATGGTACAACATTCCTTCCAAACTATCATTGGAATGACACCATTTTGAGTTGTCTATGGTTGTGACCCACCTACCATAACCAAGTATCAGTTCAATCACACTAAGCCTCCATCCTTACAAAAGCTATTACACCAACATAATGGAATTCTATCACACTTGAGGATAAGGTTGATTTTGAGGGTGGAGGAAATGTTATAAGGGTAAAAGAATCAACTGGAAATGTTATGGGGATAAAAGGGTCAGCTAATAAAATAACGGATAAGGACAAAAAGTTGATgccaaaacaaaaaaagaaaattgttaGCTAGGTGACACGTACCGAAAACTATCAACTGAAAAAGTGAACATAAAAAGTTGGTCAATCAAACCTGAAGATTTTGTGTGGTGAAACAGTTTTAAGGAGCAACAATGGTAGTAGAAGAGTGTGAAATTATTTGGGAGTGTGAAATCATTTGAAATTATATCTCTCTCCTTGACCTTTATGAAATTTTCTATTATACATGTATTAGAGTGGGTagatatttttctttctcttataaGAAACTTTCGTTGCTATTAAGATAATGTTTTCTTTCATTATCTCTTTTCTATCCTTGTGTGAGAGTGTAAAAGAGGGTAAGTGTGTGACTTATTAAAAGAATACTCACTTTATCTTTTCAAGTGTATTTATCtaatttaaattcatttaaagtTCAAAACATAATTATTGTTCATCTTTGATTATATCTTTAACTTTTTCAtgtcatatttatttattttacatatatatataaaattttattgaaatataaagatgaaagaaaataaaatagaaaaatttataattgtaaGTTCTACAAATGTATTTATTTCTtgattaaaatagttaaaagagAGATGAGAAGAAAATGATGGAGTAACTTATCTTTCAATAAATGCCCTACTTTTATATATCGTAAATACAAACATAATGTAATTCATttggaaaaataatttatatttcatcgaaaatttacaaaattagtTCATGTAAATTCTCCTAAAACAGTTACAGGGACATAggtaattttatcatttttatttctaattttctcTAAATAAATTAGAGCATATCATATGTAAAAGTTTTAATAAGAatctaaaatttagaatttagttattataaaaaataaagttataagaaattaaaatacaaataaaaaattataaaaattagttttttttataagacctCTTAATTAGAGTAAAACTTAAagaatttcttaaaaaataatgagaTAATAACACTCGGCTAAAATAAAATaggaatttaaaagaaatttttttataaaatttttataTGTTAGATGCTCAAATAACAATATTTATATCTGAAGCATGTATAAATAATGCATTATTGAAaacatgatttaaaaaaaaaatcagtaatgttataaaaatacagtttgaaaaacatttgttattattaaaattatatgtaagTGTATAAAAAAGTACTGACTTTTTATACATTCAGCtaaaaacaaactatttattttatggTTTTCTCTGGTATTTACAGTGTGACATTGGTAAGTTACATTGGGTGTCTAAAAATAATGTAAGGTATTAATTTGAGCCTCGAAAAAGAGACCCAAACTTTTTGGTCATTAACTGGTCTTAACCTTTATTCTGGCACAGCATTAGCAGCATCCTCACTCACTCACCTCTCATGCAGCCCTGTGCACATCACTGTGCAGGTGAGGGACCAAACTTTTCTCCTTTCCTCATCCATTTCcccatttttttatttcctcttttctctctctGTGCTAACAAAAACACCAATAAAACCTTCAATTTCAAGAAACCACAGTACATTTCTAACTCTCTCACTACCTTTTACCTTCTCACACACACTCTCTTTGTTCTATGTATATATATCtcatttatttttctacaaTGCTCATTCTTTCTTACTCTTCCATAACCTTTAACCAAGACCAACTTCACAAAACAGACTTGTTTCGAGTCCATGGATTTTAACCTCGAAAACCCTCTTGGAAACTTCCACGACCTTCCATGGGATGCTCTCCCTTCCCTCTTCCTCATCGAATCCGACCACATCCCTCCACCCAATTACTGTCAAACTCTCAAAGCCAGCGACTTCGACATCTCTGTTAGAAGAAATGTTGTCTCTTTGATTTCACAGGTAATCCAGCACCAACGAAATTCACTTTCTTTGACAAAGACAAATATCCAGTTTTGGTGTTTTGTTTCTCAACGTGGTTTCTTGCTTGTTTCGTTTCTCTTCAGTTGTCCTGCACTTTCGATCCAGTTCTTCCTTACCTAGCTATCAACTACTTGGATCGCTTCCTCGCTAACCAAGGAATATTGGTAACTAGCTAAACCAAACAGCTTGTTCATAATTTACCCCACTTTGTTTAATGCTTAGTTTCAAAGGGTATGTAACTGGAGTATCAATCTTTTTGGAAATACCACAGAAATTGTGGTCACATTTGTTTACAATATCGACATGATTTCTTGCAATTTCAAGGATTGTAATGAAATTGTTAAGGCAAAGGAAATTTAAAACATTAGTTTtgtaccaataaaaaaaaagtatgccCTCTTAAGATGTAACGAAAACTGGGTTTGTGCAACAGCAACCAAAGCCATGGGCAAACAAGCTTCTTGCAATATCTTGCTTTTCTTTAGCGGCCAAGATGTTGAAAGCAGAATACTCTGCCACTGACGTCCAGGTAAACTGTTTGAGCATCCTAAGGCTTTGAATCTTTTTCTTGAATTGAAATTAACTAGTATTGCTTGTGACCAGGTTCTGCTGAATCATGGTGAAGGAGGTGTAGTTTTTGAGACACAAACAGTTCAAAGAATGGAGGGCATTGTCTTGGGGGCTCTCCAGTGGCGAATGCGTTCGATCACCCCCTTTTCTTTCATTCCCTTCTTCGTGGATTTGTTCAGGCTCAAAGACCCGGCATTTAGGCAGGTTTTGAAGGATCGAGCATCTGAAATCATTCTAAAGTCACAAAGAGGTATAACCATAGTTAATGCTGAATTGACTAGAACATTGTAAGTTAAATGAGTTAATTTGATTGCTAATCCAGGATTAGAGTTAAATAATGTTTGATATTTCACTTTACTTTTCAGAGATAAAGGTCTTGGAATTCAAGCCATCTATAGTTGCTGCGTCAGCCCTTCTGTATGCTTCACATGAGTTGTTTCCCTTTCAATATCCATGCTTCTTAAGAGCAATATCCGACTGTTCGTATGTTAACAAAGTACACATCTTtcattcttttcatttttcttttatcgaCATATATGGTAAAATGAAtggtgaaaaacaaaattttttaTACCATTATTGATACTATTATGTGGATAACAGAGGGTACGATGATTTTACTGTAGGAAACTGTGGTGCAATGTTATAATGTGATACAGGACATAGCCAGGGAGGAGTACGAATCTGTGTTGAATATAAATTCAACTTCAGACACACCGGTTAATGTGTTAGACGAACATTTTCTAAGCTTGGAAAGTGAAAAAACCAACGGGGTGATACAAGAGCAGGAGTTCAAAAGAAGGAAAATCACCGATTATGGCAACAAACACACGGTCCCGTTTTCTCATTTTCATCAATGCTGAAGTACCAGAAGAAGAACACATTTAATCCTCTGGTCCATCCAACAGCGATTAATGTCGTTGGAAATATCACATTGTCCTGgcttaacaaaaaaaaaacgagGAAAA includes:
- the LOC137835505 gene encoding putative cyclin-D6-1, with amino-acid sequence MDFNLENPLGNFHDLPWDALPSLFLIESDHIPPPNYCQTLKASDFDISVRRNVVSLISQLSCTFDPVLPYLAINYLDRFLANQGILQPKPWANKLLAISCFSLAAKMLKAEYSATDVQVLLNHGEGGVVFETQTVQRMEGIVLGALQWRMRSITPFSFIPFFVDLFRLKDPAFRQVLKDRASEIILKSQREIKVLEFKPSIVAASALLYASHELFPFQYPCFLRAISDCSYVNKETVVQCYNVIQDIAREEYESVLNINSTSDTPVNVLDEHFLSLESEKTNGVIQEQEFKRRKITDYGNKHTVPFSHFHQC